One Oryza brachyantha chromosome 3, ObraRS2, whole genome shotgun sequence DNA segment encodes these proteins:
- the LOC102705420 gene encoding transcription factor MYB2-like, which produces MDAISSLMLQQGWRKGPWTALEDRLLTDYVQQHGEGSWNSVAKLTGLRRSGKSCRLRWVNYLRPDLKRGKITPDEETVILQLHAMLGNRWSAIARCLPGRTDNEIKNYWRTHFKKARPSRRARAQLLHQYQLQQQQQHRQYLQSLSLLQQQQQLQYLQQQEQQQQLASLQEQRRPPEAAADESMMAQVMAMSDLHATERCCAAVSLPDDDGVLPADDDALWDSLWRLVDGDGSCGEGSSGGEY; this is translated from the exons ATGGACGCGATCAGCAGCCTGATGCTGCAGCAAGGGTGGAGGAAGGGCCCGTGGACTGCGCTGGAGGACAGGCTCCTGACTGATTATGTGCAGCAGCACGGCGAAGGCAGCTGGAACTCCGTGGCCAAGCTCACAG GGCTGAGGCGCAGCGGCAAGAGCTGCCGGCTGCGGTGGGTGAACTACCTCCGGCCGGACCTGAAGCGGGGCAAGATCACCCCCGACGAGGAGACCGTCATCCTCCAGCTGCACGCCATGCTCGGCAACAG ATGGTCGGCGATCGCGCGGTGCCTGCCGGGGAGGACGGACAACGAGATCAAGAACTACTGGAGGACGCACTTCAAGAAGGcgcggccgtcgcggcgggcgcgggcgcagcTGCTGCACCAGTaccagctgcagcagcagcagcagcaccgccAGTATCTCCAGAGCCTCAGCCTgcttcagcagcagcagcagctgcagtatctgcagcagcaagaacagcagcagcaactggCGTCGCTGCAGGAGCAGCGGAGaccgccggaggcggcggctgacgagTCCATGATGGCGCAGGTGATGGCGATGAGCGATCTCCACGCCACGGAGCGCTGCTGCGCGGCTGTCTCCCTGCCCGACGATGACGGCGTGCtccccgccgacgacgacgcgctcTGGGACAGCCTCTGGAggctcgtcgacggcgacggcagctgCGGCGAAGgctcgagcggcggcgagtaCTAG